The following proteins are encoded in a genomic region of Pungitius pungitius chromosome 17, fPunPun2.1, whole genome shotgun sequence:
- the LOC134107081 gene encoding proteasome subunit beta type-6-B like protein-like: protein MEKRSVDSRVKGVSTGTTILAATFDGGVVIGSDSRASIGGEYVSSKTINKVVQVHDQIFCCMAGSLADAQAVTKAAKFHLSLHSVQMESPPLVIAAASVLQELCYNNKEELQAGFITAGWDRKKGPQVYVVSLGGMLIGQPVTIGGSGSTYIYGYVDAKYKAHMGREECLQFATNALALAMGRDNVSGGVAHLVVITETGVEHVVVPGNQLPKFHNE from the exons ATGGAGAAACGCAGCGTGGACTCACGGGTCAAAGGAGTCAGCACAGGG aCCACCATCCTGGCTGCCACGTTTGATGGAGGGGTTGTGATTGGTTCAGATTCCAGGGCTTCCATTGGAGG ggAATACGTGTCATCTAAGACCATCAACAAGGTGGTCCAGGTTCATGACCAGATCTTCTGCTGCATGGCCGGCTCGCTAGCAGATGCTCAGGCCGTCACCAAGGCTGCAAAGTTCCACCTGTCACTCCATAG tgtGCAGATGGAGAGCCCTCCACTGGTGATAGCAGCAGCATCGGTGCTGCAGGAACTGTGctacaacaacaaagaggagctgcaggcggGCTTTATCACAGCAGGCTGGGACAGGAAGAAGGGACCTCAG GTGTACGTGGTGTCTCTTGGTGGGATGTTGATCGGTCAGCCGGTGACCATCGGAGGCTCAGGCAGCACCTACATCTACGGCTACGTCGACGCCAAATACAAAGCCCACATGGGCAGAGAGGAATGCCTGCAGTTTGCCACTAATG CTTTAGCTCTTGCTATGGGCAGAGACAACGTCAGCGGAGGCGTGGCTCACCTTGTGGTCATCACGGAAACTGGGGTGGAGCACGTGGTTGTCCCCGGCAACCAGCTGCCCAAGTTTCACAACGAGTGA